A DNA window from Solanum lycopersicum chromosome 3, SLM_r2.1 contains the following coding sequences:
- the LOC101246041 gene encoding probable LRR receptor-like serine/threonine-protein kinase At3g47570 — MYQFMENGSLEEWLHQESEGQIQCNSLNILQRLNIAIDVASALYYLHHQCEIPVVHSDLKPSNILLDDDMIAHVSDFGLARLIPSFSGEGNLNLFSSLEIQGTIGYTPPEYGMVAEVAVTGDLYSYGILFLEFSLEKGPQTNYFKTM; from the exons ATGTATCAGTTCATGGAAAATGGAAGCTTGGAGGAGTGGTTACATCAAGAATCAGAAGGACAAATACAATGCAATAGCTTAAACATTCTTCAGAGATTAAATATTGCAATAGACGTGGCTTCTGCATTATATTATCTTCATCATCAATGTGAAATCCCTGTGGTTCACTCTGATCTCAAACCAAGTAATATTCTTCTCGACGACGACATGATAGCACATGTAAGTGATTTTGGATTGGCCAGGCTCATCCCTAGTTTTTCTGGGGAAGGCAACCTTAACCTATTCAGCTCACTCGAAATACAGGGAACTATTGGATACACCCCACCAG AGTATGGCATGGTTGCTGAGGTCGCCGTAACAGGAGATTTGTATAGTTATGGGATCCTGTTTCTGGAATTTTCACTGGAAAAAGGCCCGCAGACAAACTATTTCAAGACAATGTGA
- the LOC101246334 gene encoding uncharacterized protein, producing MAEQQLVSMGFSEDIAVEALTATGGDIIKATEWILSHGHNHKGSQDSCNFNPISSSSSGSPTTAAHDYHPFQPKIDRFFQFQSKPLTPTSVSVVKPIKGVTTHEEEEGKIDEEPPLLRLTKRPKVVESEQGKKRPPHEPLSERMRPRTLDDVVGQDHLLAPKSLLRSAIDCGRLPSILLWGPPGTGKTSIARAIVNTCSASEAGGSTYRFVSLSAVTSGVKDVREAVDEARRMKKKSNKRTILFIDEVHRFNKAQQDSFLPVIEDGSVIFMGATTENPSFHLITPLLSRCRVLTLNPLKPHHIAMLLRRAAADSDKGLSCCMGESMKIEVNDECIEFLSTNCDGDARVALNALEISATTAAARMGMARGSNKESGDKQGNADESPLPAVVSLDDVKEAMQCKHLAYDRAGDEHYNLISALHKSMRGSDANASIYWLTRMLEGGEEPLYIARRLVRFASEDVGLADPSALGQAVACYQACHFIGMPECNVILAQCVAYLALAPKSIAVYRAMRAAQKVVRESVGQNEGVPLHLRNAPTKLMKDLNYGRDYIYPPDNPNSSQTYLPLSLQGCKFLDWPNIAANDQ from the coding sequence ATGGCTGAACAGCAGCTTGTAAGCATGGGCTTTTCAGAAGACATCGCCGTCGAAGCACTGACGGCCACCGGCGGCGATATCATCAAAGCCACCGAGTGGATTCTGAGTCACGGCCATAACCACAAGGGTTCTCAAGATTCTTgcaatttcaatccaatttcttCCTCCTCCTCTGGGTCTCCCACTACTGCCGCCCACGATTACCATCCGTTCCAACCTAAAATCGAtcgattttttcaatttcaatccaAACCCCTCACACCCACTTCCGTATCAGTGGTTAAACCCATTAAAGGAGTGACGAcccatgaagaagaagagggaAAAATAGACGAGGAACCTCCTTTACTCCGTCTAACGAAGCGTCCTAAAGTAGTTGAATCTGAACAAGGAAAGAAACGACCCCCTCATGAACCTTTGTCCGAACGAATGCGACCTCGAACCCTTGACGATGTTGTTGGGCAAGATCACCTTTTGGCACCCAAATCACTTCTTCGATCAGCCATTGATTGCGGTCGTCTTCCTTCAATACTTTTATGGGGGCCACCCGGTACCGGCAAAACCTCCATTGCTAGAGCTATAGTTAACACTTGCTCTGCTTCTGAAGCTGGTGGAAGTACCTACCGGTTTGTTTCTTTGTCGGCTGTTACTTCGGGGGTTAAGGATGTTAGGGAAGCTGTTGACGAAGCGAGGAGAATGAAAAAGAAGAGCAACAAGAGGACCATTCTGTTCATTGATGAGGTTCATAGGTTCAACAAGGCTCAGCAAGATTCCTTTTTGCCGGTGATTGAAGATGGTAGTGTCATTTTCATGGGAGCAACCACTGAAAACCCATCATTTCATTTGATTACGCCTTTATTATCCAGGTGCAGAGTTTTGACTCTCAATCCTTTAAAGCCCCACCATATTGCTATGCTACTCAGGCGGGCTGCCGCTGATTCTGATAAGGGGCTGTCCTGTTGTATGGGAGAGAGTATGAAAATTGAAGTAAATGATGAATGTATAGAGTTTCTTTCAACAAACTGTGATGGAGATGCAAGGGTAGCATTAAATGCCTTGGAAATTTCAGCTACCACTGCTGCTGCACGTATGGGAATGGCTAGAGGATCAAACAAGGAGTCAGGGGACAAACAAGGAAATGCTGATGAGTCTCCTTTGCCTGCAGTTGTCAGTCTGGATGATGTCAAAGAAGCAATGCAATGTAAGCATTTGGCTTATGACAGAGCAGGGGATGAACACTATAATCTTATCAGCGCCCTTCACAAGTCTATGAGAGGAAGTGATGCTAATGCTTCCATTTATTGGCTGACGAGAATGTTGGAAGGGGGTGAAGAGCCTCTTTACATAGCAAGAAGGCTGGTCAGGTTTGCTAGTGAAGATGTGGGGTTAGCTGATCCATCGGCTCTTGGCCAAGCTGTTGCTTGCTACCAAGCttgccattttattggcatgcCTGAGTGCAATGTTATCCTTGCTCAGTGTGTTGCGTATTTGGCCTTGGCTCCGAAGTCTATTGCTGTCTATAGAGCAATGAGGGCAGCTCAAAAAGTGGTAAGAGAATCTGTTGGTCAAAATGAAGGAGTGCCCCTTCATCTTAGGAATGCACCAACTAAGCTAATGAAGGATCTTAATTATGGGAGGGACTATATTTATCCTCCTGACAATCCAAACTCATCCCAAACTTACTTGCCACTGTCTCTTCAAGGTTGTAAGTTTCTTGATTGGCCGAATATTGCAGCAAATGATCAATGA
- the CD4A gene encoding ATP-dependent Clp protease ATP-binding subunit ClpA homolog CD4A, chloroplastic, translating to MMARALVQSTNILPSVAGERAGQFNGSRKDQRTVRMLCNVKCCSSRLNNFAGLRGCNALDTLLVKSGETLHSKVAAATFVRRPRGCRFVPKAMFERFTEKAIKVIMLAQEEARRLGHNFVGTEQILLGLIGEGTGIAAKVLKSMGINLKDARVEVEKIIGRGSGFIAVEIPFTPRAKRVLELSLEEARQLGHNYIGSEHLLLGLLREGEGVAARVLENLGADPTNIRTQVIRMVGESSEAVGASVGGGTSGLKMPTLEEYGTNLTKLAEEGKLDPVVGRQAQIERVTQILGRRTKNNPCLIGEPGVGKTAIAEGLAQRIANGDVPETIEGKKVITLDMGLLVAGTKYRGEFEERLKKLMEEIKQSDEIILFIDEVHTLIGAGAAEGAIDAANILKPALARGELQCIGATTLDEYRKHIEKDPALERRFQPVKVPEPSVDETIQILKGLRERYEIHHKLHYTDEAIEAAAKLSHQYISDRFLPDKAIDLIDEAGSRVRLRHAQLPEEARELEKELRQITKEKNESVRGQDFEKAGELRDREMDLKAQISALIDKNKEKSKAESEAGDAAGPIVTEADIQHIVSSWTGIPVEKVSTDESDRLLKMEETLHTRVIGQDEAVKAISRAIRRARVGLKNPNRPIASFIFSGPTGVGKSELAKSLATYYFGSEEAMIRLDMSEFMERHTVSKLIGSPPGYVGYTEGGQLTEAVRRRPYTVVLFDEIEKAHPDVFNMMLQILEDGRLTDSKGRTVDFKNTLLIMTSNVGSSVIEKGGRRIGFDLDFDEKDSSYNRIKSLVTEELKQYFRPEFLNRLDEMIVFRQLTKLEVKEIADIMLKEVFVRLKNKEIELQVTERFRDRVVDEGYNPSYGARPLRRAIMRLLEDSMAEKMLAGEIKEGDSVIVDVDSDGNVTVLNGTSGAPSDSAPEPILV from the exons ATGATGGCTAGAGCTTTAGTTCAGTCAACAAACATTCTACCTTCAGTTGCTGGTGAAAGGGCTGGACAATTCAATGGATCCCGGAAAGATCAAAGAACTGTTAGAATGCTATGTAATGTAAAATGTTGTTCCTCAAGGCTGAACAATTTTGCAGGACTGCGAGGGTGCAATGCATTAGATACACTACTAGTAAAATCTGGAGAAACTCTCCATTCGAAAGTGGCAGCTGCAACTTTTGTCAGACGGCCACGAGGGTGCCGATTTGTCCCAAAAGCAATGTTTGAGCGGTTCACCGAGAAAGCAATAAAAGTCATTATGCTTGCCCAAGAAGAGGCCAGACGACTAGGTCACAACTTTGTTGGGACAGAACAGATCCTGCTGGGTCTTATTGGTGAGGGAACTGGTATTGCTGCTAAGGTTCTTAAATCCATGGGAATTAATTTGAAAGATGCTCGTGTGGAAGTAGAGAAGATCATTGGCAGGGGTAGTGGATTTATTGCAGTGGAAATCCCTTTTACTCCTCGTGCAAAGCGTGTTCTAGAACTATCTCTGGAGGAAGCCCGCCAACTAG GGCATAATTACATTGGCTCCGAACACTTGTTACTTGGATTGTTGCGCGAAGGTGAAGGTGTGGCTGCCCGTGTTCTTGAAAACTTGGGTGCTGACCCCACTAACATTCGCACACAG gtcATACGGATGGTTGGCGAGAGTAGTGAGGCTGTTGGTGCTAGTGTTGGAGGTGGAACTTCTGGCCTAAAGATGCCTACATTGGAGGAGTACGGCACCAATTTGACAAAGTTAGCTGAAGAG GGGAAACTAGATCCTGTAGTTGGAAGACAGGCTCAAATCGAGCGTGTTACTCAAATCTTGGGTCGCCGTACAAAAAACAACCCTTGCCTTATTGGAGAACCAGGTGTTGGAAAAACTGCTATTGCCGAAGGGCTAGCTCAAAGAATTGCTAATGGTGATGTCCCTGAAACAATAGAAGGAAAGAAG GTCATAACACTTGATATGGGATTGCTTGTTGCTGGGACAAAATACCGTGGAGAGTTTGAGGAAAGACTGAAGAAACTAATGGAGGAAATTAAACAAAGTGATGAAATAATACTGTTTATTGATGAAGTACACACATTGATTGGAGCTGGAGCTGCAGAGGGAGCAATTGATGCTGCAAACATCTTGAAACCTGCCCTGGCTAGAGGCGAGCTACAG TGTATTGGAGCCACAACCCTGGATGAGTACAGAAAGCACATTGAGAAAGACCCTGCACTAGAGAGAAGGTTCCAGCCAGTTAAAGTCCCTGAACCTTCTGTGGATGAAACCATACAGATCTTGAAAGGGCTTCGGGAGAGGTATGAGATTCATCACAAGCTCCATTACACTGATGAGGCAATAGAGGCCGCTGCCAAGCTTTCTCACCAGTACATCAG TGACCGCTTTCTGCCTGATAAAGCAATTGACTTGATTGATGAAGCTGGTTCCCGTGTTCGACTTCGTCATGCACAG CTCCCTGAGGAAGCAAGAGAGCTGGAAAAGGAGCTTCGCCAGATTacaaaggagaaaaatgaaTCTGTCCGCGGTCAAGATTTTGAGAAG GCTGGGGAGTTGCGTGATAGAGAAATGGATCTTAAGGCACAAATCTCAGCCTTGATagacaaaaacaaagagaagaGCAAGGCAGAATCTGAGGCAGGAGATGCAGCAGGTCCCATAGTGACAGAGGCAGATATTCAGCACATTGTCTCTTCCTGGACCGGCATTCCTGTAGAGAAGGTCTCAACTGATGAATCTGATCGCCTCCTAAAAATGGAAGAAACACTTCATACCCGAGTCATTGGCCAGGATGAAGCAGTAAAAGCCATTAGTCGTGCTATCAGACGTGCCCGTGTTGGCCTCAAGAATCCCAACCGACCTATTGCCAGTTTCATCTTTTCTGGTCCAACTGGTGTTGGGAAGTCAGAACTGGCCAAGTCTTTAGCAACGTACTACTTTGGTTCTGAAGAAGCAATGATTCGGCTTGATATGAGTGAGTTTATGGAAAGACACACTGTGTCTAAACTCATCGGTTCACCCCCTGGGTATGTTGGTTACACTGAAGGTGGTCAATTAACTGAAGCTGTGAGGCGTCGACCTTACACTGTTGTGCTCTTTGACGAGATTGAGAAGGCTCATCCTGATGTCTTTAACATGATGCTTCAAATTCTTGAAGATGGAAGATTGACAGACAGCAAAGGCAGAACTGTCGACTTCAAGAATACACTCCTCATCATGACATCGAATGTTGGAAGCAGTGTGATAGAGAAAGGAGGTCGTCGTATAGGTTTTGATCTAGATTTTGACGAGAAGGATAGTAGTTACAACCGTATCAAGAGCTTGGTGACTGAGGAGTTGAAACAGTACTTCAGGCCAGAGTTTTTAAACAGATTAGATGAGATGATTGTATTCCGTCAGCTCACTAAGTTGGAGGTGAAGGAGATTGCCGATATCATGCTTAAGGAGGTCTTTGTGAGGTTGAAGAATAAGGAGATAGAACTCCAAGTGACAGAGAGGTTTAGAGATAGGGTAGTTGATGAAGGATATAACCCAAGCTATGGAGCTAGGCCATTGAGGAGAGCTATTATGAGACTGCTAGAGGATAGTATGGCCGAGAAGATGCTTGCAGGTGAGATCAAAGAAGGTGATTCAGTAATTGTGGATGTGGATTCAGATGGCAACGTCACCGTCCTCAATGGCACTAGTGGTGCTCCCTCAGATTCAGCTCCTGAGCCTATCCTTGTGTAG